A region of the Drosophila ananassae strain 14024-0371.13 chromosome XL, ASM1763931v2, whole genome shotgun sequence genome:
CAATTAGCCAAATGACACAAGTTTCGAACCGAAAACTTTCGCTTTTTGGGAAACTTGGGAACTTGGTCTTTGTGGATGGAACTTTTCGCGAATAAACCGCAAGGGATATGCAGGGAAAGTGCAGTTTTTGAAAAGGAACTAAAAGGAACCATTCGATTGATTTTTCTTTGGCTTAAATTGTACATGGAATTTTATTCAAGGCACAGATTATAAATAAAAGTGACAATTCCGACACAGTGGCTATAAATAGatgtgtttttaaaaaaaatattatgacTTTCTTGAAGAACTTATTGAAGGATTAGGAATTATTTTCATGAAAAACAACTTTCCTTTGGCACTTTTGGCAAAATACTTATGATTATGGTATTTAGGGACTAGACGAATGCTTGGCAAGGACACTGAGGACACTGAACTCATGGAATAATATGATATCACATTTTGACGATGAATTTCGAATCAAAGTTGGCTGACTATGCGCTCCAATGCCTCGTAACGCTTTAGCATCAACatgaaataaagaaaattaacaaaaataatcaaaaataataaataatacaaaataaatgataaaaaacTAAAGAATAATAAGAATCAGCTACTCATACCCGGTACTCATCTATCGAAAAGTTATCGACTTCTACCAGAAGTCCTTTTTGTGAGTATCGAGTACCGGGTATCGATTagaaacaaatacaaaataaataataagaagCAGCTACTCATACCCGGTACTCATTTATCGAAATGTTATCGTCAAGTAGTTTTTTTAACCATCGAGTACCGGGTATAACTAACTAATACTactaaaaataatcaaaaataataaatacaaaataaatgataaaaaataaggaataaTGAGAAGCAACTACTCATACCCGATACTCATCTATCGAAAAGTTATCGACTTCAACTAGAAGTAATTTTTGTGAGTATCGAGTACCGGGTATCGATAACAAACACTACACTACGTATTCTGTTTATCCTTAAATCCCAGAATGAAAATACAAAAGCCACAGAGCTGGAACTCACAATCTTCTGGCTTGTACTGGCCTCGATCGTCAGCTGAACCTGCTCATAGGGACTCTTGGCCCAGGTCATCACGTCCTTGAGGACCTTCTCGGCCGGCTCGTCCAAGCTCTCCAGCTCGGGGATGGGCAGCGATCGCGAGAACCCGCTTTCCTCCAGCTCCGGCCATATTACTGTCTCgcaggacgaggacgaggagtactcctcctcctcgaacTCGTACTCGTACTCAGAGCTCGATAACGGCGACAGCGATAAGGATATCGATTGTGATATCGCCGAGGAGGATAGTGGCGATGTGAGGGTGTAGGACGTGTCCGAGGTCCTTGTGTAGGACGTGTCCGAGGTCCTTGTGTAGGACGAGGAGGGCGATGATGCCGATGTCGATGGGGACAGAGTTATCGATTGTGGGCTGGATGGAGCGGGCGACTGAAGGGCCTCCATCATGAGGACATCGGAAGGACTCAGGAGGGTGCTGGCCGTATAGGGACTGAGATAGGGTGGCGGCCCAATCGCGATCGGAAAGATCTGAGTCGGAGTGACCTGTCGCTGGGACGGATGGTCCTCGAATAATTGAACCGCAATATAGTCCTCGACCGGAGGCTGGAGGAGCGGCGACGGCAGCGGCGTACAGATCCGGAACGTATCCTTCAGCTCCACCAGCTCGGCGACATATCCCATCGACATGGGGAGTGGCGGCGTCACAATTCCGATGCAAACCGCCTTGTTATTCCACAAGTAATCCATTCTAGGGTTCTCTACAAACAAggatacaaaaataaaacaaaacaaataattaaataaaataaataaaaaaaggataataaagaAAGGACCAAGGAAACAAAGGGAAAACAAACTCTGTGCCATTCATTTATCACAAATGACTCTGGGAAGGCGCTAAACGCCGCCAACAGATGACAAATTAAGTGTGGAAGGTCCTGACAACCGCACACTATCACACACTCGAAGGCTGCCGCGCAAGGATAATAGAGAGTCCAAGGATTAGAGTCCTTCAATACCCTAAACTTTagttacaaaaatttatataaattattatgcTATTATGAAAtataaagattaaaaatatcCTTAAAAAATATCCTTAATTATCCTTCAGACTAGCAAGTGTCTAAGAAACTGAGAGGCTCAAAGGATACCTCGCAAGGACGAAATGGTCCTGTTAAGGGCAAGGAAAACAAGCCCAAAGGGAAAGTTTTCGGGTCCTGTCTTTGCCATGCATATGTGTAGAGTCCTGCCACCCTCACAAGTCCTTTCTTCCTGCCCCCCTCCCCCTTTGCCAGTTAGATGCTTATCCCCCCGCACCCCCCCTCCCGCTTGTTGCTTCTGTTGCCGTTTGTAGCTGTTGctttttcgtcctttttgtattgttgttgttgttgttgtcgtcaaAGCGACCCGCTTAAGTCCTTTATACTGGtgctctttttattttgttctccTCGTCCTGCTCCTCGTCCTGTTCGACGTCACAACGGCCTCGACACTTAACCCACGACACGGCTCTGCCGGCAAGGACCAAAAAATTTACATTTCATTTCGCCTCATCTACTCATGCCTTTTATTATCTGGTCCTGGtatggtctggtctggtcgtCCTTGCTGGCAACTCCTTCTCATTTGTGCGGCTACATATTCAAAAGGATATTCGGCAAGTGGATTTCTTGGTGAGTCCTTAAAGTGCGCTCGTCTGTGCTTGGCTTATTTCGAAATCAACATATTTATGATGTGTTTGAGCACAAAAGGATGTCTTCTCCAGTCTGTCTCTCCGGCGCTGTAAGGATGTGTATTCCAGAGGCACTGGGTGGGTGGCACTTGAAAGCCCTGTAATCGCTGTGACAGGttcaaaaccaaacaaaataacaaaaatgacatgaaaaaataacaagaaaagCTCAAAACGagacaaaattataaaaaacttgcatctttttttttggggtgaGTCTTTGGGGAATATAATATTTTGGGAAAAGTTTTAAAGGATATGAGAGTTTCGTTTTAGTTTTCTACTCATTTGAGGTTTCATTTGTCAGCTATTTATAGTACAATTGCCCATTTGTTGATCCTTTAGAGCCAGTgtccttttttggtttttttttgaatataaatTGTTCTATTTTCGGGGATTTACTTTCAAGATACTTTACTTTCCATAAAGAAGCCAATAACACAGCCTGCCAATAAATAATTCCCTAGAGTTTCATTTGATTCCTTTGTCGGAGGAATGAGTTATCCTTGCTGGAGGATCTTCTATCCATTATTCATTATGAGGAACAACAGGTGAGCAGAGAGATGGGCAGGTGAGACCTGGCAACATGTCAAGTGGCCGACATTCGTTATGAATTCAAATCTCCAAATCCCCCGAGTGCAGTCACTCGTCCTTTCGTCCTTTTGTCTctcttaataaattataaacaagGAATTTCCATTTCGGAGCCAAGTGGCCTGACAACTTCCGACTTCCGACTTCACTTGACTTTCCCCGAGACTGATGAGAAGCTGTTCGAGAAGCTATCCTGCACAGGATCCGATGATTGTTTCAAGGATACTCCGATACTGGGATGCTAAATGGGCCCATTAGGCAGGAGGGGGGagggacacacacacacacaaccatGAAACCCATTCACATCATCAACTTTGACCTCAACGAGGGCGGACCAATTAATTTGCCAGCTTGCTGCTCCAAATTATCGAGGATATCAAGGATATCAAGGATGTGCAGGGCTGTTTTGGATGAGTTTGCTGATTTGCGTCGATATCGGTTGATTGGCAAATTAGCTGTATCCCATATCCTGCAATATTCTCAGCAAGGATATCATAAACATGTCCCCAAAGGACGATAAGGCACAACCGCTCgcaatgaattttttttttagagattTTTAGAGCCCCTTTcgattgaaaattaaaaaggataaTGGCATGAGATGGGGGGGAAGCCTTTGGCCAAAACTACTATATCCTTCTCTATCCTTCGCTTGAatcctttttgaaaaagtactTCTGCTCCTGCATTTCTTTGTCGCCGTCGGTTATTGTTGCCAGTTTCCCCAAACAATGCAGCCACCTCCCCTCCGCCCGAAAAAAGGACAACACTGCGAGTCCTTGTGCGGGTGTAGAGGGGCGAGAGCCGAGGAAGGACAAGCAAGGCCAACGTCAAGCGATGTCCCTGCCTCAGTGCCcctccctccctccctccTTGCCGGGACAGGATACCTGTCATTGTggtgcactttttttttttttgccaaaagctCGCCACTCGGAAGCCGGGACAGGAAATGGGTAACAGCTTATTGCATAACCCACAAGCGGGCCAATGTCACCTGGTCGGGTGCGGGATTAGGCCAAGAGCCAACTGCACTGAGCCAAAAAAAGGGGCAAATAAATAGACCATAATTTAAAGATAAATTCTTGCAGTGTCCTGGCATTCAATCTTGGCTCCTGGCTGGGGCTTTCGACTCAATCAAGTTGATAATGGTATTGCAGGAGATGTATGGCAGCAAGGATGTAAGAGAGTGGAAGGGTGGAAGGACCAAGGAACCAGGACGAAGGACAAACTTTTTCGCACCAAAAGATTTTCGCAAAACTGCAAAATTTTTCCACTTTGCTGCCTTGCGAGTAAAAGTCAGTCAAGTAAAATATGCCATATATTCATGTATGCTGTAAGGACACTCTCAGCCAGGACTCAGCACACTGACAGGACGAGGAGATGCAACTTCATCCAATtcattaaatgaaaattatatttatgatTTGAATTTCATTTTCCCCTCCAGCCAGGACATGCCAGGATGCCACGATGCCAGTTACCCAAAAGGATGTCTATAGTCCTTTacactacaaaaaaaaaaacaaggatataattattaaaaaaaataaatcataaatatttaaaagcaaaACCTACAGGATGGATTTTATTTCGTAGACTTTTGAGTGTAGAAGTACTGAGCCTTGAGTTCCCCTGGGGATTCTTCGTCCTTTCCAAAGGATGCTCCATATTTTCAGGAAACTCGGGGAAACCGCAGCACTTGACAACTCCCTCATACCCTTTTCCCTCTTTCTAATTTGGCGGAAATTTTGGTGGCAACTAGGGGGGAAAAAAGCCGGAAAAAGCCagaaattggaaaatatttgaCTTTTTGGACTAAAAATGGAGGAAGGAGTGTACTAGGCGGTGGGTGTGGCTTAGAATCTTAAAGTTTCTTGGTGTTTTGGGCTGAAATACATGGAAATACAGTCACTCCTAGAGCAGATCAGCTAAGAAGCTATTTGGGTAATTGCTTCTGGCCAGCGATGAGCGGAACTACTTCCGTTCCGGTGACAGAAACTCGATGGCTTTCCATCCATCCTCGTCCTTTCTCTCCCTCTCCAGTTATAGAGTCTCCTTTCTATTTCTCTAATTGCTTCCGCTAGCTAGTTTTCTGTATACCCTGTAGTCCTGTTTTTTTTCCAACTGATTCTGTTGGCTTTGGAATGCAAATTGCATTCGCGCCCGTCTCCCGTCCGCCCACTTAATCGCTTAACTTGCCGCCAACTTggctctctctcttttttatCCTCTTGAACTTCAACCAACCACCACCCTACTAGTCAACCACCCACTCACCCCCACTCAGTATACTCCAAATTACATAAGCCCCCCTGACAAATGTCTCCTTCTATCGGGGGAGAGACCCCCAACTCGCCACCAATCCTCCATCTTCTCAAGTGCCAAGCGACcccaaaaaagtatgctacacaTTTTGACAGACTGACAGATGAGGCCAGAGCGTGGGCTGTGAAGGCGGGGAGGCGTGGCAGGCGGGCACAAAACGAGTCTAGAAGCTAAATTCAAATCTGAGAGCTGAGCTGAGCACGTGACTAGTGGTTTAAGGTCTTAGGAGCTCCAATTTTAAGCTTAAAactatttaaagtttaaatttaggctttggctttgtttttcaattaaaaagtgtataagttttaagatattatagttatttttaatgtttagaagttgtatatatttttaattaattaaattctattaaagaatttgctttttttaagaaactttGTCTTGAAAACTTAACTTTTTTGAACAAAAACTGactttaaaagtttaaaaagtaatacttttaaagaaaaaatattaaataaccTTAACTAAGTCTTTAgtctttaaaatatatatttatttttaaaaaatttcttaacaaaacataaaaaacaaacctaACTCTAGACTATCTTTGAAACAGttagtttttttaaacaaaaattgaaatcttAAGAGCTAAAAATGACTTTAAAAGTTATcacaaaatatgtttaaaaatctttttaaataaaaatactatcTTAGAAGCCTTAGTTTATagttaattataataaatatctaaattttttaacataaaatataataaaagataGAATATCGTGACTCACGCACTCCCCCACTGTTCTGGCCATTTCCGACCACTTTTAAACGCGTGTCAAGAGCTTTGGGTCGAAATGAAGTCTTGGCCTGCAATTAACGCAACAAGATTCGaccctgccacgcccccagcCCACAGCCCCCCGCCCACCGTCCATCTTCATCTCCGCCCCCATAAATTCAGTTTCTTGGCCCCGCTGTTGCCTTGATTGTATTTggtgtaatttttaattagctgctctgctttttttttttctttgaagCTAATTGCctttattttttccatcttttttaaaaaggtTTTTCAGGATTCAGGATCAGGAAACAAGGATAGACCCAAAACACAGTCCTATAGCCAATGAAAAGCGATTTTAATTCAATAATAAATACATCTCACAGTCCAGGAtagtaattggccaaaagaGGAAGCTATTCCCCGCCCTAAATGAAAGGGGGCGTGTCAGCGCAgtcaataatttaaatatgcaTGTCATTTTGAGTTTTTTGGACAGAGTCCTGTAATTCCCGCTGAAATACAACAGTATTCTCTCTGACAGTTGAGTTTGATTAAATTGGGAAAAATATATGGCCGAAGGGCATACGGAATTGGATtggaaaattgcaaaaaaaaatgcaacaaaaataCATGAAAAGTTAAATACATAGCCTCTGGTGAGAGGCCTAGAGGCAGTTCATAAATTCTGGCTTTCATGACTTttattgtcaaaaaaaaagtgaaagaagTTGAAGAACACATGTCTGTAGTGATCTCTAAAAGCCAAACTATaacttatattatatataataattaatagcACTTAAAGAAGTCTGCTTTTGTGAGaaaaataaatccaaaaaCATCTGGGAATTAAAgggaaattaataaaataaaaaaaatagcaatagAAAAGTATCACAGAGGGGagtctttttaattttataaacaaaGTACTTCCAGCAACTCGATGCCGATATTTACAGAAGTAGAGGCCTTTTAAGGGGAGTTGTATACAAAAGTGTAGAAGTACTTCTTCCATAAAGTCAACTATTTAAGCCAATAGCTCCTCTTGAgactattttaataaaatttatggcaAAACACAAAGTACTTGGCTTATAACCTAGAAACGTGGTCTTCTGGCACGCTTCTGGGAAGAGGCACTTGAGAGGCGTGTGATGTGATGAGAATGGGCTCGATATCTGGAGGCATCGAGTCTACAAttcaaaaatcaaacaaaaaaaaaatagaaataataataataataatagtggCGCCTCGAACTCGacgaatcaaaacaaaaacgaagCGCGTTGTTATGCGAGAGAGGAGCGCCAGAATATGTTGCAACATGACGCTTTCGGTTGCcgctttttccttttttttttttttttgggtttttgggggTTTCTCTCAATGTTTATCCTCCACCACCTCATCCTTATCCCATTCTCAGCAAGCACtcacaaaaaacacacaaaaatttcatgtttatttattattatttttgtttttaaataatatttcttgAAGACACGTGTGGAGGGCAGGCACACACCTCCTCCCAAAAATACCACTCGGAAacactcgaaaaaaaattagttaaaAATTATCGTACCTCTCAGTATTTTTTCGCAAATAAATATCCGGTGTTGTCCGCCGACAGCGACGACGAAACAACAGACGTACGTGCTTTCTCCGGctcgacgacgacgacgttGGCCTTTCTCCGTAACACAACCGGATGTCACAACGACGACGGGATTAACGGCTCGACGGCCACGTAACGTGACCATTTAACGAAACGATAGAAACCACGCCGGAAGGACatcttggccaaaaatacTGAAAGCTTTCCTCCATCCCTGCCAATCgatttcatttttcaaactttACTTCACTAAAATTTCATgaaaattgttgttttttatagACTTTTTGAGGTATTtcagtttgttatttttatatttcttgatTTAAAAGGATTTTAGGGTCTATGGGAGGCCTTAAGTGGCtgggtttttgttttaagtgcaacggaaaaatacaaaatctGCGggggaaattcaaatttttaaaagctatctggtatttatttttcatgttTTGAATATTAATACAAAAGTTTTTTAAGAAGTCTGTTATTagataaaaatttatataattaattaGTAAGTGAAGTATTTCAAAGGATTTataccaaataaaacaaacttatgctttttcaatattatttttaggtctattgatgatttttttagtttttgaaaagATTTGGGTAAAAAATGACTATCAAGAGAAGATCTAGGTTCCAACATTTATAAAATCATTTAGAAACATGATTTTTACATactttctttataaaattaagaatttcTTCCATCTTTATAGCTAAATAGCTAAAAATACTAGCATAATAGttcaaaaaagaagaaaatatctataaaatataacaaaagcTATTTATAATTCAAAGAAATACTAAATAAGATAGTGTTTCTTACAAGAAATGAttataaaaacataaattttcattcaaaataCAAAGAAATGTCTAAAAATAGAACAAAAAATACCgttataaaaaatacttcctGCTGGTATAAAAATACTGAAAAACCAGCTGATGGGGCTGCCAACTGGCTCCGAGTATCAGCTGTTCGCCTCGCAGACAATAACAAACAGTTTGTTTTGaagaattatttaatttttaggttttttttttgaaacctGAATGATACGGAAGGTGGTGGTGGGCGTGTCAGGGGGCGTGGACAGCGCCGTAACCGCCCACCTGCTGAAGGAGCGCGGCTACAGTGTCCTGGGCGTCTTCATGCGCAACTGGGACGAGTTCGACGAGGCGGGACGATGCAGTGGAGAGGCGGACCTCAAGGATGCGGAGTGGGCGTGCCGGCGACTGGGCGTGGAGCTCCGTCAAGTCAACTATGTCCGGGAATACTGGACGGCGGTGTTCAGCCAGTTCCTGGAGGACTACCAGCAGGGCCTCACCCCCAATCCGGACATCCTGTGCAACCGGCACATCAAGTTCGATCTGTTCCACCGGCACTGCCTGGAGAGCCTCAACTATGATGCGGTGGCCACCGGACACTATGCCCGGAATAGTTTGGGCAACTTCCTGGAAAAGGCAACAGGTGCGGAGGAGGAGGCCCGCCTTCTGATACCCGCCGACACGTTCAAGGATCAAACATTCTTCCTGGCGGGAATCGCCCGGAAGGCTCTGCAGCGCACCATGTTCCCACTGGGGGATCTGCACAAGGCGGAGGTGAAGCAACTGGCCGCCAAGATCGGCCTCCAGCGGCTGGCCAGCAAAAGGGAAAGCACCGGGATCTGTTTCGTCGGCAAGAGGAACTTCAAGGACTTTATCCGAGAGGTACTGCTTCCTACTCGCTGGAGGGAATAGGTTTTTAAAACAGAATCTCTACTCCGCAGTACATAACCTCCAGGGATGGGCACTTTGTGGACGTGGACAGCGGAGCTGTTGTGGGCAACCACGAGGGGATTCATCAGTGGACTGTGGGCCAGAGATGCCGCCTGAGTTCGTTCCTCCAACCCTATTTCGTGGCCCGCAAGGAGGCCTCCAGCAACACCATCTACGTGGCGGCAGGCCACGATCATCCCGCCCTGCTCAGTACCCGGATGCACATCGATCCACCCAACTGGCTGTGCGGGGAGTCCCAGCGGAGATGCTTCTCGGAGGGCGTCCTGCGGTGTCGCTTCCGCTTCCAGCACACCAAACCCTTGGTGGACTGTTGTGTGAGGCTGTCGCCCGCCAATCAGTTCCAGGTGGAGCTAGATGCTCCCCTGAGAGCCATCACGCCGGGCCAGTACGCTGTCTTCTACGATGAGACGGCCTGTCTAGGCTCCGCCCGCATCCTGACAGCTGAGCCTCTTCGAATGGAGGCGGAGAAGCTGAAAGGATTGGGGAGTTCCTTCAGCTGATGGTGGCtagtgtttttaaataaatattttaaggataTCCTGACAAGTCCTCATCTTAATCCCTCCCTGATGACAGACTCCCACTCCTTCATGCTAAACACGGCTACTCTTTATTCTAGATTCTAGGTCAGAAAAAAATGGATCATCTCTTAGGCTACTCTTGTGGTCCGGGCGCTGGTTACTGCGTCTTTAAAACAGGATTACAGGACATATAAATAGGATCATCTTAGTTATCGAGGGGGGGCAGGGTGCAGGGTGCAGGGGGATTAAAAGTAAATCATTATCGTATTAGGTCTCTCTCGGGGGGGGTCTTACAAGTctaacttacaaaaaaaacacaaactaTGGGGGCTATGGAGCTGAAACTAGGTGAGCAGGACGGTGAGGGCGTCCAGGAAGCGGGTCAGGTCACTCTGGCGCAACTGCACCACCGCCGGCTCAAAGAAGTCCTGCAGCAGGGAGACGCCGCTCTTCTGGGCCGCCTGCTCGAACGCCTTGCCGAAGAAGTTGCGCGGCGAGTCCTCCCTAACCGGAGCGATCCCGACCAGCAGGCACATACCGTTGACGGCGTCCAAAGGGCAGGTGGCGATCAGCGGCAGGTCCGGCGCCTGCCTGGCCCGACTCGTGGCCACGTGCCCGCGCAGCAGGAAACGCGCCAGCAGACAGAGGGCGTACGGGTATGAGAAGAACGCATGCTCCTCCTGCAGGACATAGTAGAAGAAGGACCCAGCCGAGTGGACTTGCCGAGCCTCCAGACTGCTCTGCACCTGCCGGAAGACGGCGGCATGAAGGAGCTTCGCCTGATCGATGCCCGCGGCCAGGAGCTGCTTGTGCTGGCGACTGAGAGCGTCGGAGGCCTCCAGGAAGCAGTCCTCCGGCGTCTTGTGCTTCTTCACCGACTCCATGATGGCCAGCAGGGCGTAGACGTAGTCGGCGGCCGCATATCTGCTCCTGTAGCCGTAGCTCAGGGTAAAGGTGCCGTAGACAATGTCCGGTATGTCGTACTTCTCCGCCAGTCGCTCCACCATCGAGTAGAACTCCTTGCGCAGCACCAGATCCATGGCGCCGTACGTCTGGCGGGCGTGGACCAGCGGCAGGCCCATCTCCAGGAGCAGTTCGTGCAGCCGCTTCTCGCCCCGTAGCGTCCACAGCTTCAGCTGGCAACTGGCATACCGGGAGTACCTGAAACAGGAGCATGGAGTGAGTTCTAGGATGGAGTATAGATGGCCAGGACTCACCTCATGGACTCCGTGACTGGCCAGTGACGGTAGAGGACCAGATGCAGATCGTTTTCGAAACAGATCTTGGAGGCGCTCATCGTGTTCTGGTCGTTGGTTTTGTTCGTCAGGCGGGAGACGTGCGACTGTATCTGCTCCAGTTCCAGGGTGTAGGCGCCGCTCTCAATCTTCCCCAGGAGCAGTTGCTCGGTGATGCCCACAATAGCCCACCAGAGCAGGTCCATGTTGTCCTTGGACAGCTTCCAGGCCAGCTCGAAGACGAGCAGGGCGGTGGAGCGGCCATAGTAGCTGAACTGGGTGTACTCGAACATGATCCGGTCGCGCTCCGACTCCCATTGCCGGCGGGCTCGCTGCTTCAGGACGCGCTGCTCGTGCTGCTCCAGGCGACTGAGCTTGTTCTTCCTAGGTGGGCGAGATCCGCCCTCCTCCTGGTCGGACTCTCCCGCCCCACTATCGTTCTGATCGTTCTCCTCCTCATTTTCACCGTCCTCCTGGTCGTCCTCCTCCTGGTCGTCATCCTCCTCGCCGTCCGAATCGTAGAATATGGTCTCAAAGGCGGGAATGTTCTCCTCCAGACTGGCATCGCCCAGAATGCACACCTGCCGGTCGCTGTAGATGTTGCAGACATCGAAGGGTCGATGGGAGTCACAAATGAAGAAAGTCACATCCTCCGCCGGCTGCAGCAGCTCCACGATGTCCACACACCCACCGCAGTTCACGAGGACCACGTACTTGACATCGCCCTGGTGCTCGCCGTAGGCTCTTCGCAGTCCAGTGACACCCATGATGGGCACCACTGTGTAGAGCATGTGATCGTACTTGAAGAGAGCCTGGAGGATGCGGCTGGCGCAGATGGCATCGATGTCATAGTTGACGATGATCAGGATGCGCTTGCCCACCAGCTGGCGGTAGAAGTCGTTGCGCAGATCCTGGATGAACATGTTGCCGGAAGGATAGAGACTAGCTCCTCCTGGGGAtctgctgctcctcc
Encoded here:
- the LOC6504709 gene encoding uncharacterized protein LOC6504709 isoform X3; this translates as MVTLRGRRAVNPVVVVTSGCVTEKGQRRRRRAGESTYVCCFVVAVGGQHRIFICEKILRENPRMDYLWNNKAVCIGIVTPPLPMSMGYVAELVELKDTFRICTPLPSPLLQPPVEDYIAVQLFEDHPSQRQVTPTQIFPIAIGPPPYLSPYTASTLLSPSDVLMMEALQSPAPSSPQSITLSPSTSASSPSSSYTRTSDTSYTRTSDTSYTLTSPLSSSAISQSISLSLSPLSSSEYEYEFEEEEYSSSSSCETVIWPELEESGFSRSLPIPELESLDEPAEKVLKDVMTWAKSPYEQVQLTIEASTSQKIRYEALERIVSQL
- the LOC6504709 gene encoding uncharacterized protein LOC6504709 isoform X2, encoding MVTLRGRRAVNPVVVVTSGCVTEKGQRRRRRAGESTYVCCFVVAVGGQHRIFICEKILRENPRMDYLWNNKAVCIGIVTPPLPMSMGYVAELVELKDTFRICTPLPSPLLQPPVEDYIAVQLFEDHPSQRQVTPTQIFPIAIGPPPYLSPYTASTLLSPSDVLMMEALQSPAPSSPQSITLSPSTSASSPSSSYTRTSDTSYTRTSDTSYTLTSPLSSSAISQSISLSLSPLSSSEYEYEFEEEEYSSSSSCETVIWPELEESGFSRSLPIPELESLDEPAEKVLKDVMTWAKSPYEQVQLTIEASTSQKIVSSSSVAFVFSFWDLRINRIRSVVFVIDTRYSILTKITSS
- the LOC6504791 gene encoding mitochondrial tRNA-specific 2-thiouridylase 1, with amino-acid sequence MIRKVVVGVSGGVDSAVTAHLLKERGYSVLGVFMRNWDEFDEAGRCSGEADLKDAEWACRRLGVELRQVNYVREYWTAVFSQFLEDYQQGLTPNPDILCNRHIKFDLFHRHCLESLNYDAVATGHYARNSLGNFLEKATGAEEEARLLIPADTFKDQTFFLAGIARKALQRTMFPLGDLHKAEVKQLAAKIGLQRLASKRESTGICFVGKRNFKDFIREYITSRDGHFVDVDSGAVVGNHEGIHQWTVGQRCRLSSFLQPYFVARKEASSNTIYVAAGHDHPALLSTRMHIDPPNWLCGESQRRCFSEGVLRCRFRFQHTKPLVDCCVRLSPANQFQVELDAPLRAITPGQYAVFYDETACLGSARILTAEPLRMEAEKLKGLGSSFS
- the LOC6504706 gene encoding cell division control protein 45 homolog, whose product is MFIQDLRNDFYRQLVGKRILIIVNYDIDAICASRILQALFKYDHMLYTVVPIMGVTGLRRAYGEHQGDVKYVVLVNCGGCVDIVELLQPAEDVTFFICDSHRPFDVCNIYSDRQVCILGDASLEENIPAFETIFYDSDGEEDDDQEEDDQEDGENEEENDQNDSGAGESDQEEGGSRPPRKNKLSRLEQHEQRVLKQRARRQWESERDRIMFEYTQFSYYGRSTALLVFELAWKLSKDNMDLLWWAIVGITEQLLLGKIESGAYTLELEQIQSHVSRLTNKTNDQNTMSASKICFENDLHLVLYRHWPVTESMRYSRYASCQLKLWTLRGEKRLHELLLEMGLPLVHARQTYGAMDLVLRKEFYSMVERLAEKYDIPDIVYGTFTLSYGYRSRYAAADYVYALLAIMESVKKHKTPEDCFLEASDALSRQHKQLLAAGIDQAKLLHAAVFRQVQSSLEARQVHSAGSFFYYVLQEEHAFFSYPYALCLLARFLLRGHVATSRARQAPDLPLIATCPLDAVNGMCLLVGIAPVREDSPRNFFGKAFEQAAQKSGVSLLQDFFEPAVVQLRQSDLTRFLDALTVLLT